The Cucumis melo cultivar AY chromosome 6, USDA_Cmelo_AY_1.0, whole genome shotgun sequence genome includes a region encoding these proteins:
- the LOC103483650 gene encoding auxin-responsive protein IAA4-like, which translates to MAFENGLNLDATELRLGPPGVDDNKLQEQPQSIRINKRPLLLPESNQSSSGSNVSVSSDATLDTPPPSKAQIVGWPPVQSFRRNSLQGKKTTVAATTAALESSGNFVKVSMDGAPYLRKIDLSLYKGYPELLQTLEDMFKFTVGEYSEREGYKGSEYVPTYEDKDGDWMLVGDVPWEMFTSSCKRLRIMKGSEAKGLGCVA; encoded by the exons ATGGCATTTGAAAATGGGTTAAACCTCGATGCGACGGAGCTCCGCCTTGGACCACCGGGCGTCGACGACAATAAATTACAAGAACAACCTCAATCTATCAGAATCAACAAAAGACCGTTACTATTACCAGAATCCAACCAAAGTTCTTCGGGATCAAATGTATCCGTTTCCTCTGATGCCACTCTTGACACTCCACCTCCCTCCAa GGCTCAGATTGTGGGATGGCCACCGGTTCAATCATTTAGAAGAAATAGCCTTCAAGGGAAGAAGACGACGGTGGCGGCGACAACGGCGGCGCTGGAGAGTAGTGGAAATTTTGTGAAAGTAAGCATGGATGGAGCACCTTATTTGAGAAAAATTGATCTTAGTTTATACAAAGGATATCCTGAACTCCTCCAAACTTTAGAAGACATGTTCAAATTCACCGTAG GTGAATACTCTGAGAGAGAAGGCTATAAAGGATCTGAATACGTTCCAACTTATGAAGATAAAGATGGTGATTGGATGTTGGTTGGAGATGTCCCATGGGA AATGTTTACGTCATCTTGCAAACGATTGAGAATCATGAAAGGATCCGAAGCAAAGGGATTAGGATGTGTTGcataa